A region from the Variovorax paradoxus genome encodes:
- a CDS encoding ABC transporter ATP-binding protein: MSTHETLLKANSLCAWYGAAQILYDVDLEVRRGEVVALMGRNGAGKSTTLKALIGMLAKRKGNVSFLGHDISKSEPHHAAKLGLGFVPEDRRVFTDLTVMENLEVGKQAGRRWSDGSEAPLWTPERLFKLFPNLGEMPDRPGGRMSGGEQQMLTVARTLMGNPYLVLLDEPSEGVAPVIVEQMANMILELKAQGVSILLSEQNMHFAELVSDRAYVLEKGQIRYHATMAELAANEEVRRAYLSV; encoded by the coding sequence ATGAGCACGCACGAAACATTGTTGAAGGCAAACTCGCTGTGCGCCTGGTACGGCGCCGCACAGATCCTGTACGACGTCGATCTTGAAGTGCGGCGCGGCGAGGTCGTCGCGCTCATGGGCCGCAATGGCGCCGGCAAGTCGACCACGCTCAAGGCGCTGATCGGCATGCTCGCCAAGCGCAAGGGCAACGTCAGCTTCCTCGGCCACGACATCTCGAAGAGCGAGCCTCATCACGCGGCGAAGCTCGGCCTCGGCTTCGTGCCCGAAGACCGCCGCGTGTTCACCGACCTCACGGTGATGGAGAACCTCGAGGTTGGCAAGCAGGCCGGGCGGCGCTGGAGCGACGGCAGCGAGGCGCCGCTGTGGACGCCCGAGCGGCTGTTCAAGCTCTTTCCCAACCTGGGCGAAATGCCCGACCGCCCGGGCGGCCGCATGAGCGGCGGCGAGCAGCAGATGCTCACCGTGGCGCGCACGCTCATGGGCAACCCTTACCTGGTGCTGCTCGACGAGCCCTCCGAGGGCGTGGCGCCGGTGATCGTCGAGCAGATGGCCAACATGATCCTGGAACTCAAGGCGCAGGGCGTGAGCATCCTGCTGTCGGAGCAGAACATGCACTTCGCCGAACTGGTGTCCGACCGCGCCTATGTGCTCGAGAAGGGCCAGATCCGCTACCACGCCACCATGGCAGAGCTCGCGGCCAACGAAGAGGTGCGCCGGGCCTATCTCAGCGTCTGA
- the pncA gene encoding bifunctional nicotinamidase/pyrazinamidase, which translates to MHRRIVLKSAGALGLMSGLGSFGLRAFAAGKIKPGSKAALIVVDVQNCFLDGGTLAVKGGNEVIPVINALAPAFENIVVTQDWHTAGHASFASTYSGKKPFETTKLSYGTQVLWPDHCVQGTEDSALGKDLKVPTAQLIIRKGFHKEMDSYSAFEEADHKTATGLAGYLKARGIKTVFVTGLATDFCVAWTAMDARKAGFDAYVIEDATRGIDLNGSLAAAWKQMASKGVKRIQSADIQAA; encoded by the coding sequence ATGCATCGCAGAATCGTCCTGAAGTCCGCCGGCGCCCTCGGGCTCATGAGCGGCCTCGGCAGCTTCGGCCTCCGTGCCTTCGCGGCCGGCAAGATCAAGCCCGGCAGCAAGGCCGCGCTGATCGTGGTCGACGTGCAGAACTGTTTTCTCGACGGCGGCACGCTCGCGGTAAAGGGCGGCAACGAGGTGATCCCGGTCATCAATGCCCTGGCGCCGGCGTTCGAGAACATCGTCGTCACGCAGGACTGGCACACCGCGGGCCATGCGTCCTTCGCAAGCACCTATTCGGGCAAGAAGCCCTTCGAGACGACCAAGCTCAGCTACGGCACGCAGGTGCTGTGGCCCGACCACTGCGTGCAGGGCACCGAAGATTCCGCACTCGGCAAGGACCTGAAGGTGCCGACCGCGCAGCTCATCATCCGCAAGGGCTTCCACAAGGAGATGGACAGCTACTCGGCCTTCGAGGAAGCCGACCACAAGACGGCCACGGGCCTGGCCGGCTACCTGAAGGCGCGCGGCATCAAGACCGTGTTCGTCACGGGCCTGGCCACCGACTTCTGCGTGGCTTGGACGGCGATGGATGCGCGCAAGGCGGGCTTCGACGCCTACGTGATCGAGGACGCAACGCGCGGCATCGACCTGAACGGCTCGCTCGCCGCCGCATGGAAGCAGATGGCTTCCAAGGGCGTCAAGCGCATCCAGTCGGCCGATATCCAGGCGGCCTGA
- a CDS encoding ABC transporter ATP-binding protein gives MTLLKVDNLGKSFGGVKAVDGISFELKAGELLALIGPNGAGKSTTFNMVNGQLKADQGSIVFDGHELVGQKPREIWRKGVGRTFQIAETFASLTVAENVQMAMLSHDGKLFSMWRRAADHKRDEALALLDQVGMKAQADRPCSELAYGDVKRVELAIAMANAPKLLLMDEPTAGMAPKERNSLMALTKELVVQRGLAVLFTEHSMDVVFAYADRMIVLARGRLIAQGKPLEIRDHPKVQEVYFGSGKTFEKIAEKAAEVNAAVGAIG, from the coding sequence ATGACCCTCCTCAAAGTAGACAACCTGGGCAAATCCTTCGGCGGCGTCAAAGCCGTCGACGGCATCAGCTTCGAGCTCAAGGCCGGCGAGCTGCTGGCCCTCATCGGCCCGAACGGCGCTGGCAAGTCCACCACCTTCAACATGGTGAACGGCCAGCTCAAGGCCGACCAGGGTTCGATCGTGTTCGACGGGCATGAGCTCGTGGGCCAGAAGCCGCGAGAGATCTGGCGCAAGGGCGTGGGCCGCACCTTCCAGATCGCCGAAACCTTTGCATCGCTCACCGTCGCCGAGAACGTGCAGATGGCCATGCTCTCGCACGACGGCAAGCTGTTCTCGATGTGGCGCCGCGCGGCGGACCACAAGCGCGACGAGGCGCTCGCGCTGCTCGACCAGGTCGGCATGAAGGCGCAGGCCGACCGGCCCTGCAGCGAGCTGGCCTACGGCGACGTCAAGCGCGTGGAGCTTGCGATCGCGATGGCCAATGCGCCCAAGCTGCTGCTGATGGACGAGCCCACCGCCGGCATGGCGCCGAAGGAGCGCAACTCGCTCATGGCGCTGACCAAGGAGCTGGTGGTCCAGCGCGGCCTGGCCGTGCTGTTCACCGAGCACAGCATGGACGTGGTGTTCGCGTACGCCGACCGCATGATCGTGCTGGCCCGCGGCCGCCTGATCGCGCAGGGCAAGCCGCTCGAGATCCGCGACCATCCGAAGGTGCAGGAGGTGTACTTCGGCAGCGGCAAGACATTCGAGAAGATTGCGGAGAAAGCCGCCGAAGTGAACGCGGCAGTGGGAGCCATCGGATGA
- a CDS encoding ABC transporter substrate-binding protein yields the protein MTIPISRRALVAGGAALALGPGLLRSARADNGVTDGLIRIGQSAVFSGPAKDFGIDYRAGIKLYFDRVNKSGGVNGRKLELVTYDDAYDPAKTAANTAKLIDEDKVFALAGFVATGNLAAAMPLAEKAGVPMFAPLVGTSSFRTKVNRLLFHVRAGYDLELRKIISHLSTISLSSIAVVYQDSAFGKSNLATCEQLAADYKVQVVKTLPLAIAAEDAKQVVASLAEAKPGAVVMIMAGRMAEVFIRDYRANGGAAPLYTLSVGITDAAGSAKRLEGKLAGLVTASIVPPPEALRVPIVADYQRDRAEFGEKIDSYTTLEGYIASRVMVEGLRRAGKTPTRDSFIAGLESIGNTRFGEFPVEYSAKNHNGSTFVDLEMYTRDGQLRR from the coding sequence ATGACGATTCCGATTTCAAGGCGCGCCCTCGTGGCGGGCGGCGCAGCCCTGGCACTGGGCCCCGGCCTTCTTCGTTCCGCGCGCGCGGACAACGGCGTGACCGACGGCCTCATCCGCATCGGCCAATCGGCCGTGTTCAGCGGGCCGGCCAAGGACTTCGGCATCGACTACCGCGCGGGCATCAAGCTGTACTTCGACCGGGTCAACAAGTCGGGCGGCGTGAACGGCCGCAAGCTCGAACTCGTCACCTACGACGATGCCTACGATCCTGCGAAGACGGCCGCCAATACCGCGAAGCTGATCGACGAGGACAAGGTCTTCGCGCTTGCGGGCTTCGTCGCCACGGGCAACCTCGCGGCCGCGATGCCGCTGGCCGAGAAGGCGGGCGTGCCCATGTTCGCGCCGCTGGTGGGCACCAGCTCGTTCCGCACCAAGGTCAACCGCCTGCTGTTCCACGTGCGCGCGGGCTACGACCTCGAGCTGCGCAAGATCATCAGCCATCTCTCGACCATCAGCCTCTCGTCGATCGCGGTGGTCTACCAGGACAGCGCCTTCGGCAAATCGAACCTCGCCACCTGCGAGCAGCTGGCTGCCGACTACAAGGTGCAGGTCGTGAAGACGCTGCCGCTCGCGATTGCCGCCGAAGACGCGAAGCAGGTGGTCGCCAGCCTGGCCGAGGCCAAGCCCGGTGCAGTCGTGATGATCATGGCGGGCCGCATGGCCGAGGTCTTCATCCGCGACTACCGTGCGAACGGCGGGGCTGCCCCGCTCTACACGCTGTCGGTCGGCATCACCGATGCGGCGGGTTCGGCCAAGCGCCTCGAGGGCAAGCTTGCGGGGCTGGTCACCGCCAGCATCGTGCCGCCGCCGGAGGCGTTGCGCGTGCCCATCGTGGCCGACTACCAGCGCGACCGCGCCGAGTTCGGCGAGAAGATCGACAGCTACACCACGCTCGAGGGCTACATCGCATCGCGCGTGATGGTCGAAGGCTTGCGCCGCGCGGGCAAGACGCCCACGCGCGACAGCTTCATCGCCGGGCTCGAAAGCATCGGCAATACGCGCTTCGGCGAATTCCCGGTCGAGTACAGCGCGAAGAACCACAACGGCTCGACCTTCGTGGACCTGGAGATGTACACCCGTGA